The following coding sequences lie in one Agrobacterium vitis genomic window:
- a CDS encoding sn-glycerol-3-phosphate ABC transporter ATP-binding protein UgpC, with product MTIQIELSGVNKHYGAFHALKNINLAIEKGSFVALVGPSGCGKSTLLRSLAGLEKISAGEMKIAGNLMTNVPPRKRDIAMVFQSYALYPHMTVEENLTYSLRIKGVGKAEARQAAEAVATTTGLMPLLKRYPRELSGGQRQRVAMSRAIIRNPKAFLFDEPLSNLDASLRVHMRKEIRLLHDRLKATSVYVTHDQVEAMTMADHVVVMRDGVIEQQGRPLDLYDRPANRFVAGFIGSPAMNFIPARVSPGGLGLELDFVGKEEILRFAAGMTAGLAAGQPLTLGLRPEHLSLTAPGEGAFDVEVALVESTGSSTYVTTRTDPELTIVVSGGRGLRSGDRLGVGIDPQTVHLYDAQTGLRLDFEGAR from the coding sequence ATGACCATCCAGATCGAATTGAGCGGCGTCAACAAGCATTATGGCGCTTTCCATGCCCTGAAGAATATCAATCTCGCCATCGAAAAGGGCAGTTTCGTCGCCCTGGTCGGCCCCTCCGGCTGCGGCAAGTCCACACTGTTGCGGTCGCTGGCCGGGTTGGAGAAGATTTCCGCTGGCGAAATGAAGATCGCTGGCAACTTGATGACCAATGTGCCGCCGCGCAAGCGCGACATTGCCATGGTGTTCCAGTCCTACGCGCTCTATCCGCATATGACGGTCGAGGAAAACCTGACCTATAGCCTGCGCATCAAGGGGGTGGGCAAGGCAGAGGCGCGTCAGGCCGCCGAGGCGGTGGCGACAACAACCGGGCTGATGCCGCTGTTGAAACGCTATCCACGTGAATTGTCCGGCGGTCAGCGCCAGCGCGTCGCCATGAGCAGGGCGATCATCCGCAATCCCAAGGCCTTCCTGTTCGACGAGCCGCTGTCCAATCTCGATGCCTCCCTGCGGGTGCACATGCGAAAAGAGATCCGGCTGCTGCATGACCGGTTGAAGGCCACCTCCGTCTATGTCACCCACGATCAGGTTGAGGCGATGACCATGGCCGATCATGTTGTGGTGATGCGCGATGGCGTCATCGAGCAGCAGGGCCGACCTCTGGACCTTTACGACCGGCCTGCAAACCGCTTCGTTGCCGGTTTTATCGGTTCTCCGGCGATGAATTTCATTCCTGCGCGCGTGTCGCCGGGTGGGCTTGGTCTGGAACTTGATTTCGTTGGGAAGGAGGAGATTCTGAGATTTGCCGCCGGAATGACGGCTGGTCTTGCGGCAGGCCAGCCACTAACGCTTGGCCTCCGGCCGGAACACCTGTCGCTGACGGCTCCCGGCGAAGGCGCGTTCGACGTTGAGGTGGCGCTGGTCGAATCGACGGGATCGTCAACCTATGTGACGACCAGAACCGACCCGGAATTGACCATTGTTGTTTCCGGCGGTCGCGGCCTACGCTCCGGCGATCGGCTGGGTGTCGGGATCGATCCGCAGACCGTGCATCTTTACGATGCGCAGACCGGTTTGCGGCTGGATTTTGAGGGAGCGCGATAA
- a CDS encoding carbohydrate ABC transporter permease: MSETVRNRLMLAIALIMAAIYLFPLYWMYVTALKTGSAMFATPPHFWPDDPQWGVYSDVWQSRNMGRYLWNSTVIALGSVSIICVLGTGCAYVLARYRNGWVDAGLFLILMLQVLPASLMITPIFVGFSQLGLLNTPRFAVMLAVAAKSMPFFVVLVRSSFMTVPIELEEAAMVDGNSRIGAFFSIVLPLARNGILVSAILIFMQAFGEFVYSKSMIQSVDLQPASVGLNSFMGPNTNEWNGIMAYASIYVTPILAIFVLLQRRIVSGLTSGALK; encoded by the coding sequence ATGAGCGAAACAGTTCGTAACCGCCTGATGCTTGCCATCGCCCTCATCATGGCGGCGATCTATCTCTTTCCGCTCTACTGGATGTATGTCACAGCACTGAAAACCGGCTCGGCGATGTTTGCCACCCCGCCGCATTTCTGGCCTGACGATCCGCAATGGGGCGTCTATAGCGATGTCTGGCAAAGCCGAAATATGGGCCGATATCTGTGGAATTCGACCGTGATCGCCCTGGGTTCGGTCAGCATTATCTGCGTTCTCGGCACCGGCTGCGCCTATGTGCTGGCGCGCTATCGCAATGGCTGGGTCGATGCCGGGCTGTTTCTGATCCTGATGCTCCAGGTTCTTCCGGCATCGCTGATGATTACTCCGATCTTCGTCGGCTTTTCGCAGCTTGGCCTGCTGAACACCCCGCGCTTTGCCGTGATGCTGGCGGTGGCGGCGAAAAGCATGCCGTTCTTCGTGGTTCTGGTGCGTTCCAGCTTCATGACGGTGCCGATCGAGCTGGAGGAAGCGGCCATGGTCGATGGCAATTCGCGGATCGGGGCGTTTTTCAGCATCGTCCTGCCGCTGGCCCGCAATGGTATTCTCGTCAGCGCCATCCTGATCTTCATGCAGGCCTTTGGCGAATTCGTCTATTCCAAATCAATGATCCAATCGGTGGACCTGCAACCGGCCAGCGTCGGGCTGAACAGTTTCATGGGTCCCAATACCAATGAATGGAACGGGATCATGGCCTATGCCTCGATCTATGTGACGCCGATCCTCGCCATTTTCGTTCTTTTACAGCGCCGCATCGTCTCCGGCCTCACTTCGGGAGCCCTGAAATGA
- a CDS encoding carbohydrate ABC transporter permease — protein sequence MKRIMSSIVDGRGFDFGLAGVPLAFLLVMSGLPLLYNIVMSFQEVDMFSLGTFSRPFVGFQNYIDLMAQPETLPIFTNTAIFVVASIAGQFLLGFGLALFFGVGFPGSSWLRGLFLVSWIMPGLVVGATWNWILSGDFGVFNYMLRETGLISANIFWRSDPAYALWAVIIANIWLGTSFNMILLSVGLSGIPKDLYEAAQLDGATVLQRFFTITLPMMRSSIGALVSLGLIFTLQQFDLFAAITSGGPANASNVAQYWAWDLSFRQYDFAKGATVSVIMTVFVLLASLVYVRSTRHEVRG from the coding sequence ATGAAACGGATCATGTCGAGTATTGTCGATGGGCGTGGCTTTGACTTCGGTCTTGCCGGGGTGCCGCTGGCCTTTCTGCTGGTCATGTCGGGTCTGCCGCTGCTCTATAATATTGTGATGAGCTTTCAGGAGGTTGACATGTTCAGCCTTGGAACCTTTTCCCGTCCCTTTGTCGGCTTTCAGAACTATATCGACCTGATGGCGCAGCCGGAAACCCTGCCTATTTTCACCAATACGGCGATTTTCGTCGTGGCGTCGATTGCCGGGCAATTCCTTCTGGGCTTTGGTCTGGCGCTGTTTTTCGGGGTGGGATTCCCCGGTTCCTCCTGGTTGCGCGGCCTGTTCCTGGTGTCCTGGATCATGCCCGGCCTCGTCGTCGGCGCGACCTGGAACTGGATCCTCTCAGGCGATTTCGGCGTGTTCAATTATATGCTGCGCGAAACCGGGCTGATCAGCGCCAATATCTTCTGGCGGTCCGATCCGGCCTATGCGCTGTGGGCGGTGATCATCGCCAATATCTGGCTTGGCACGTCCTTCAACATGATCCTGCTGTCGGTCGGGCTATCAGGCATTCCCAAGGATCTCTATGAAGCGGCGCAACTGGATGGCGCCACCGTGTTGCAACGGTTCTTTACCATCACCCTGCCGATGATGCGTTCATCTATCGGTGCGCTGGTGTCGCTGGGGTTGATCTTTACCTTGCAGCAATTTGACCTGTTTGCCGCCATTACCTCCGGCGGACCGGCCAATGCCTCGAATGTGGCGCAATATTGGGCCTGGGACCTGTCTTTCCGGCAATATGACTTCGCCAAGGGTGCGACCGTGTCGGTGATCATGACCGTGTTCGTGCTTCTGGCATCGCTCGTCTATGTCCGCTCTACACGTCATGAGGTGCGAGGATGA
- a CDS encoding ABC transporter substrate-binding protein, with amino-acid sequence MIINRRALIAVLALAAACPLTSTARADDVTLNLWSLDKDIQPAPNLVKQFNALNNGIKIEYRLLQFDDVVTEAMRAYSTGQAPDIIAVDNPEHALFASRGAFLDLTDMIAKSDVIKPQNYFPGPLASVTWKERYFGVPKATNTIALYYNRDMFKAKGLDPLKPPQTWDELVAAARKLNDPAKNVYGLAFSAKASEEGTFQFLPWAQMGGGGYDHINAPGAVKALETWKTIMTEKLASPDTLTRGQWDSTGTFNSGNAAMAISGPWELDRMLKEAKFDWGVALLPVPSAGAERSSGMGDFNWAIFSSTKHPAEAFKALEFFASQDKDMFKNFGQLPARSDIAIPPSGSPLKDAALQVFLEQMKYAKPRGPHPAWPKISKAIQDAIQAALTGQMTPKDALDQAQKKIKAALG; translated from the coding sequence ATGATCATCAACAGACGTGCCTTGATCGCTGTGCTGGCTCTTGCTGCGGCTTGTCCGCTTACATCGACCGCCCGGGCGGACGACGTGACACTCAATCTCTGGTCGCTCGACAAGGATATCCAGCCTGCGCCCAATCTGGTCAAGCAATTCAACGCACTCAATAATGGCATCAAGATCGAGTATCGGCTCCTTCAGTTCGACGATGTCGTGACGGAAGCGATGCGCGCCTATTCAACCGGACAGGCACCTGACATTATCGCGGTCGACAATCCGGAACATGCGCTGTTTGCCTCGCGGGGTGCCTTCCTCGATCTCACCGACATGATTGCCAAGTCGGATGTGATCAAGCCACAGAACTATTTTCCTGGGCCGCTTGCGTCTGTGACCTGGAAGGAGCGCTATTTCGGCGTGCCGAAAGCCACCAACACCATCGCGCTCTACTATAACCGCGATATGTTCAAGGCCAAGGGTCTCGATCCACTGAAGCCACCGCAGACCTGGGACGAACTTGTGGCCGCTGCCCGCAAGCTGAACGACCCGGCCAAGAACGTCTACGGCCTCGCTTTTTCCGCCAAGGCCAGCGAAGAGGGAACGTTCCAGTTTCTGCCCTGGGCGCAGATGGGCGGCGGCGGCTATGACCATATCAATGCTCCGGGTGCGGTAAAAGCGCTGGAGACCTGGAAAACCATCATGACCGAAAAACTGGCCTCGCCGGATACGCTAACGCGCGGCCAGTGGGATTCGACCGGCACGTTCAATTCCGGCAATGCCGCCATGGCGATTTCGGGTCCCTGGGAGCTGGACCGCATGCTGAAAGAGGCAAAGTTCGACTGGGGCGTCGCCTTGCTTCCGGTGCCAAGCGCAGGAGCTGAACGGTCTTCCGGCATGGGTGATTTCAACTGGGCGATCTTTTCCAGCACCAAGCATCCGGCGGAAGCCTTCAAGGCCCTGGAATTCTTCGCCTCGCAGGACAAGGACATGTTCAAGAATTTCGGACAGCTGCCAGCCCGGTCCGACATCGCCATTCCTCCCTCGGGCTCGCCTTTGAAGGATGCGGCGCTGCAAGTGTTTCTCGAGCAGATGAAATATGCCAAACCGCGCGGACCACATCCTGCCTGGCCGAAAATCTCCAAGGCTATCCAGGATGCGATCCAGGCGGCATTGACCGGCCAGATGACGCCCAAGGATGCGCTGGACCAGGCGCAAAAGAAGATCAAGGCCGCCCTGGGTTGA
- a CDS encoding sugar phosphate isomerase/epimerase family protein has translation MSNPAKSIRIGTMISGNNGDAATRIREIAGLGFESFEPFFWQTTKGQNLAELGKRCVDAIGDRDITISTLGMFGNPLEETDIDLETLEGWKQCIDNAHHFGASCVAGFTGRLRGKILTDSLSRYREIWSELAKRAADKGIRIAFENCAMDGNWQSGDWNIAHNPDAWELMFNETPDDNIGLEWEPCHQMVYLIDPLPQIRKWASKIFHVHGKDATIRWDVIREHGIFGKEPFVFMRTPGFGDSNWTNIISELRLAGYSGSIDIEGWHDPVYRDALEMTGQVHALNHLKQARGGDFIDEMAAYGGGDPSLK, from the coding sequence GTGAGCAATCCTGCAAAATCCATTCGTATCGGCACCATGATCAGCGGCAACAATGGCGATGCCGCCACCCGCATCCGGGAAATCGCCGGTCTCGGCTTCGAAAGTTTCGAGCCGTTTTTCTGGCAGACGACCAAAGGTCAGAACCTTGCCGAACTTGGCAAGCGCTGCGTCGATGCCATCGGCGACCGGGACATCACCATTTCGACGCTCGGCATGTTCGGCAATCCGCTTGAGGAAACCGACATCGACCTCGAAACGCTGGAGGGTTGGAAGCAATGTATCGATAATGCCCATCATTTCGGTGCGAGTTGCGTTGCAGGCTTTACCGGACGGCTGCGGGGCAAGATATTGACGGACAGCCTGTCACGTTACCGCGAAATCTGGAGCGAACTGGCCAAGCGCGCTGCCGACAAGGGCATTCGCATCGCCTTTGAAAACTGCGCCATGGACGGCAACTGGCAGAGCGGCGACTGGAACATCGCCCATAACCCCGACGCCTGGGAGTTGATGTTCAACGAAACCCCTGATGACAATATCGGCCTTGAATGGGAACCCTGCCATCAGATGGTCTATCTGATTGATCCCTTGCCGCAGATCCGCAAATGGGCATCCAAGATCTTCCACGTGCATGGCAAGGACGCCACCATTCGCTGGGATGTCATTCGTGAACACGGCATTTTCGGCAAGGAGCCGTTTGTGTTCATGCGCACACCAGGCTTCGGCGACAGCAATTGGACCAATATTATCAGCGAATTACGGCTGGCTGGCTATAGCGGCTCTATCGATATCGAAGGCTGGCATGATCCCGTCTACCGCGATGCCCTGGAAATGACCGGTCAGGTCCATGCCCTCAACCATCTGAAACAGGCGCGTGGCGGCGATTTTATCGACGAGATGGCGGCTTATGGCGGAGGCGATCCCTCGCTGAAATAG
- a CDS encoding Gfo/Idh/MocA family protein: MQFKAVLCGCGAMAKGWLRAIADTPSLAERISVVGLVDVNVSAAESLAEEFGLEGAVTGNSLADVVERTAADLVFDVVIPAARFDIVSTALKAGCHVLSEKPMANSLQEAKALVKLATETGRIHAVVQNRRFIQGVRRMRQFLDSGAIGELTAVHCDFFLAPHFGGFRDEMEHVLLLDMAIHTFDAARFIANRQPLAAYCVERNPQGSWYAHGASANAIFEFTDDVVFTYRGSWCAEGRRTSWESAWRLVGSQGMLTWDGEELFEASIAAEDPGLLRGYTTVNVSEDIALAETHGHASVLESFIAAVAGGEPPETAGFDNINSLAMVFASIESAKSGKRIDISASL; encoded by the coding sequence TTGCAATTCAAAGCCGTTTTATGCGGGTGCGGAGCTATGGCCAAAGGCTGGCTTCGGGCCATTGCCGACACGCCCTCGCTTGCCGAGCGGATTTCCGTTGTCGGGCTCGTTGATGTCAACGTTTCGGCAGCCGAGTCCCTTGCAGAGGAATTCGGCCTGGAAGGTGCTGTGACGGGCAATAGCCTTGCCGATGTTGTCGAGCGGACGGCAGCCGATCTGGTCTTCGATGTCGTCATCCCGGCTGCCCGCTTCGATATCGTCTCCACCGCGCTGAAAGCCGGATGCCACGTGCTCAGCGAAAAGCCCATGGCCAATTCGCTGCAAGAGGCAAAGGCCCTGGTTAAGCTGGCCACTGAGACCGGGCGTATCCACGCCGTCGTGCAGAACCGTCGCTTCATTCAAGGGGTCCGCCGGATGCGGCAATTCCTGGACAGCGGTGCCATCGGCGAGTTGACGGCGGTGCATTGCGATTTCTTCCTGGCACCGCATTTTGGTGGTTTCCGGGATGAGATGGAGCATGTCCTGCTGCTCGACATGGCAATTCACACCTTCGATGCGGCGCGCTTCATTGCCAATCGTCAGCCGCTGGCGGCCTATTGTGTGGAGCGTAATCCGCAAGGCTCCTGGTATGCCCATGGCGCCAGCGCCAATGCGATCTTCGAGTTCACTGACGACGTGGTTTTCACCTATCGCGGCTCCTGGTGCGCTGAAGGGCGCAGGACCAGTTGGGAAAGTGCATGGCGGCTGGTCGGCAGCCAGGGCATGCTGACCTGGGACGGGGAAGAGCTGTTTGAGGCCTCTATCGCCGCAGAAGACCCCGGCCTGTTGCGTGGATATACGACCGTAAACGTTTCCGAAGACATCGCGCTCGCTGAGACGCATGGCCATGCCAGCGTGCTGGAAAGCTTCATTGCGGCAGTTGCCGGTGGCGAGCCGCCCGAGACCGCCGGTTTCGACAATATCAACAGTCTTGCCATGGTGTTTGCCTCCATCGAAAGCGCCAAGAGCGGCAAGCGTATCGACATTTCAGCTTCGCTATAA
- a CDS encoding LacI family DNA-binding transcriptional regulator, with amino-acid sequence MKGIHQLAKHLDISIGTVSRALNGRPDVNAETRRRVLEAAEELGYVANQSGRSLRKGTTNVIGLMIESGKDNVDNSDNFFFGVMDGLQTVFARHNLDLVLLPCPADEDPLEYLQRMVARRLVDAMIISATQRIDKRIDLLIKTKIPFVSLGRSTSGGSHTWIDLDFAGVADSAVDRLVSKGHRRIAIAAPCTDINLGTVFTDAYQAALERNGLTFDPALVLRAKSSESGGYSVGSELLALDPRPTAIILIYELMAIGLYRRLTEAGVIPGRDMAVIGFREAPRARFLQPALTCYRLSLEDLGVELAETLLASMPDYAETYRTHARNRLWPLELVPGESDAFDLLT; translated from the coding sequence ATGAAGGGCATACATCAGCTTGCAAAACATCTCGACATCTCCATCGGGACCGTGTCGCGCGCGCTGAATGGACGCCCCGACGTCAACGCGGAAACGCGACGGCGGGTGCTGGAGGCCGCTGAGGAACTGGGCTATGTCGCCAATCAATCGGGCCGCAGCCTGCGCAAAGGGACAACCAATGTCATCGGACTGATGATCGAATCCGGCAAGGATAATGTCGACAACAGCGACAACTTCTTTTTCGGTGTCATGGACGGTTTGCAAACGGTGTTTGCCCGCCACAATCTCGATCTCGTCCTGCTCCCCTGCCCCGCCGACGAAGACCCGCTGGAGTATCTACAGCGCATGGTGGCCCGCCGCCTGGTCGATGCGATGATCATTTCCGCCACCCAGCGGATCGACAAGCGCATCGATCTGCTGATCAAAACCAAAATACCCTTTGTAAGCCTGGGGCGCAGCACATCCGGCGGCAGCCATACCTGGATCGACCTGGATTTTGCCGGTGTCGCGGATTCCGCCGTGGATCGGCTGGTGTCGAAAGGTCATCGGCGCATCGCCATCGCCGCCCCCTGCACCGATATCAACCTCGGCACCGTGTTTACCGACGCCTATCAGGCCGCGCTGGAGCGCAATGGCCTGACCTTCGATCCGGCCTTGGTCCTGCGGGCCAAGTCCAGCGAAAGCGGCGGCTATAGCGTGGGCAGCGAACTGCTGGCGCTCGATCCGCGCCCGACCGCCATCATCCTGATTTACGAACTCATGGCGATCGGCCTCTACCGGCGGCTGACAGAAGCCGGTGTCATCCCCGGCCGGGACATGGCCGTTATCGGGTTTCGTGAAGCGCCCCGTGCCCGGTTTCTGCAACCCGCACTGACCTGCTACCGCCTTTCCCTGGAGGATCTTGGGGTGGAACTGGCCGAAACCTTGCTCGCCTCAATGCCGGATTATGCGGAAACGTACAGAACCCATGCCCGTAATCGCCTCTGGCCGCTAGAACTGGTGCCGGGCGAAAGCGATGCCTTCGACCTGCTGACATAG
- a CDS encoding sulfate ABC transporter substrate-binding protein, whose protein sequence is MSRFRTVKIIATLAIAASLAMPAVAANVTLLNVSYDPTRELYKDFNPAFAAYWKQKTGDSVSVRMSHGGSGAQARSVIDGLEADVVTLALEADISAIAEKTGKIPADWKTKLPSSSSPYTSTIVFLVRKGNPKGIKDWADLTKDGIEVITPNPKTSGGARWNVLAAWGWALKANNGDQQKAKEYLSALFKHVPVLDTGARGSTTTFVQRGIGDVLLAWENEAFLSIDELGPDKFDIIVPSVSVKAEPPVAVVEGNAKAHGTEEVAKAYLDYLYSDAGQKIAAKHYYRPAKPELADPADLKRFPSVDLVTIEDFGGWAKVQPQFFADGGLFDQIYQPGK, encoded by the coding sequence ATGTCCCGTTTTCGTACTGTGAAGATCATTGCCACGCTGGCGATAGCCGCAAGCCTCGCCATGCCCGCTGTTGCGGCCAATGTGACACTGCTGAACGTCAGCTACGACCCGACGCGCGAGTTGTACAAGGATTTCAATCCAGCCTTCGCCGCCTATTGGAAGCAGAAAACCGGCGATAGCGTTTCTGTGAGAATGTCGCATGGCGGTTCGGGCGCTCAGGCCCGCTCGGTGATCGACGGTCTTGAGGCCGATGTCGTGACACTGGCATTGGAAGCGGATATTTCCGCCATCGCCGAAAAGACCGGCAAGATCCCCGCCGACTGGAAAACCAAACTGCCAAGCAGCAGTTCACCCTATACATCCACCATCGTCTTTCTGGTGCGCAAGGGCAATCCGAAAGGCATCAAGGACTGGGCCGACCTCACCAAGGACGGGATCGAAGTGATCACTCCCAATCCGAAAACCTCGGGCGGTGCCCGCTGGAACGTACTTGCCGCCTGGGGCTGGGCACTGAAGGCCAATAATGGTGATCAGCAGAAGGCCAAGGAATACCTGAGCGCCCTGTTCAAGCATGTGCCAGTGCTGGATACCGGTGCGCGCGGCTCCACCACCACCTTCGTGCAGCGTGGCATCGGCGATGTTCTGCTTGCTTGGGAGAACGAAGCCTTCCTGTCGATTGATGAACTCGGCCCTGACAAATTCGACATCATCGTACCGTCCGTTTCGGTCAAGGCGGAGCCGCCGGTCGCCGTCGTCGAGGGTAATGCCAAAGCCCATGGGACCGAAGAAGTCGCCAAGGCCTATCTCGATTATCTCTATTCCGACGCCGGGCAGAAAATCGCTGCCAAGCATTACTATCGCCCTGCAAAGCCGGAACTGGCAGATCCTGCCGACTTGAAGCGGTTCCCGTCGGTTGATCTCGTCACCATCGAGGATTTCGGTGGCTGGGCAAAAGTGCAGCCGCAATTCTTCGCTGATGGCGGCCTGTTCGATCAGATCTATCAGCCCGGAAAGTAA
- the cysT gene encoding sulfate ABC transporter permease subunit CysT, protein MAHSPVQGRWQFRQPSVLPGFGLTFGFTVFYLALIVLIPLSGLVWRSAELGWTDFWHIASDRRTLEALKVSFGSAILAAMLNVVFGVLVAWVLVRYNFWGRRIIDAMVDLPFALPTAVAGIALASLYAPNGWIGSLLAPLGLKVAYTQAGIVVAMVFIGLPFVVRTVQPVMEEIDRDVEEAAATLGASRFATIFKVLLPGLAPAILTGFALALARGVGEYGSVIFVAGNVPYVSEIAPLLIVIRLEEFNYAGATAVGAVMLAISFAMLLLINLIQAASRRKYGND, encoded by the coding sequence ATGGCCCATAGTCCTGTTCAAGGCAGGTGGCAATTCCGTCAGCCGAGCGTTCTTCCCGGATTTGGGTTGACGTTCGGCTTTACGGTGTTTTACCTCGCCCTCATCGTTCTCATTCCCTTGTCCGGTCTGGTCTGGCGTTCCGCCGAATTGGGCTGGACGGATTTCTGGCATATCGCGTCCGACAGGCGGACGCTTGAGGCCCTGAAAGTCAGCTTCGGCTCGGCCATCCTGGCGGCGATGCTCAATGTCGTGTTCGGCGTATTGGTCGCCTGGGTGCTGGTGCGCTACAATTTCTGGGGACGGCGGATCATCGACGCGATGGTCGATCTGCCCTTTGCGCTGCCGACTGCCGTTGCCGGTATCGCCCTTGCCTCACTCTACGCGCCAAACGGCTGGATCGGCTCGCTTCTTGCACCGCTTGGCCTGAAAGTCGCCTATACCCAGGCTGGCATCGTCGTTGCCATGGTGTTTATCGGTCTGCCCTTCGTGGTGCGCACCGTGCAGCCGGTCATGGAGGAAATCGACCGCGACGTAGAGGAGGCCGCCGCCACGCTGGGCGCCAGTCGCTTCGCAACGATTTTCAAAGTGCTGCTACCAGGCCTGGCGCCGGCTATTTTGACTGGGTTTGCCCTTGCACTGGCGCGTGGGGTCGGGGAATATGGATCAGTGATTTTCGTTGCCGGCAATGTCCCCTATGTCTCGGAAATCGCACCACTTCTCATCGTCATCCGGCTGGAGGAGTTCAACTATGCGGGCGCAACCGCCGTCGGTGCGGTGATGCTGGCGATTTCCTTTGCCATGCTTCTGTTGATCAATCTCATTCAGGCTGCAAGCCGGAGAAAATATGGCAATGACTGA
- the cysW gene encoding sulfate ABC transporter permease subunit CysW: MAMTDRRSPTFHRATTETPVVQCLLILVSLLFLLLFLVLPLVAVFSEAFRNGASAWLEALVEPDALSAMRLTLLVAVIAVPANVIFGVAAAWAIAKFEFRGKAFLITLIDLPFSVSPVISGLVYVLLFGSNSLLGPWLRTHGVEILFAVPGIVLATIFVTFPFVARELIPVMQEQGTGDEEAAISLGASGWQTFWRVTLPNIRWGLLYGVLLCNARAMGEFGAVSVVSGHIRGVTNTMPLHIEILYNEYNFAAAFAVASLLAGLALVTLVLKTTIELRYADQLSAARGH; this comes from the coding sequence ATGGCAATGACTGACCGCCGCTCCCCTACCTTTCATCGAGCGACGACCGAAACGCCCGTCGTCCAATGTCTGCTCATCCTCGTCTCGCTGCTGTTTCTGTTGCTATTTCTGGTGCTCCCGCTGGTGGCGGTATTTTCCGAGGCATTCCGCAATGGCGCCAGCGCCTGGCTGGAAGCGCTTGTCGAACCAGACGCCCTCTCGGCCATGCGGTTAACGTTGCTGGTTGCGGTAATCGCCGTTCCCGCCAACGTGATCTTCGGGGTCGCGGCCGCGTGGGCGATTGCGAAATTCGAATTTCGCGGCAAGGCCTTTCTGATCACCCTGATCGATCTGCCGTTTTCGGTATCGCCGGTGATTTCCGGTCTGGTCTATGTGCTGCTGTTCGGCTCCAACAGCCTGCTTGGTCCCTGGCTGCGCACGCATGGCGTCGAGATCCTGTTTGCCGTACCGGGCATCGTGCTGGCGACGATTTTCGTCACCTTCCCTTTCGTGGCACGCGAGTTGATCCCGGTCATGCAGGAACAAGGCACTGGTGATGAAGAGGCGGCGATCAGCCTCGGCGCCAGTGGCTGGCAGACTTTCTGGCGGGTTACTCTGCCGAATATTCGCTGGGGGCTGCTCTATGGCGTGCTGCTCTGCAATGCCCGGGCCATGGGCGAATTCGGAGCTGTTTCGGTCGTATCAGGCCATATCCGGGGCGTGACCAACACCATGCCGCTGCATATCGAAATTCTCTATAACGAATATAACTTCGCCGCCGCCTTCGCGGTCGCTTCACTGCTGGCAGGGCTGGCATTGGTCACCCTCGTCCTCAAGACAACCATTGAACTACGCTATGCCGACCAATTGTCGGCTGCCCGTGGGCACTGA